One window from the genome of Corvus moneduloides isolate bCorMon1 chromosome 9, bCorMon1.pri, whole genome shotgun sequence encodes:
- the LOC116448259 gene encoding selenoprotein Pb-like translates to MGGLLVLALATWLGLASASEEAADSSRICQEAPAWTINGSSPMEGEAGQVTVVALLKASUQFCLRQAHSLGGLRERLARQGMADVRYMIVNEKAPLSRAMLPELERHAPPGVPVFQPEQEDPDVWQVLRGDKDDFLVYDRCGRLAFHIQLPFSFLHFPYVEAAIRSSHIKDFCGNCSLYPNTTQEANSTTAGHATPSSPPEHEGMESETPIHQHKPLHPHHHDEVSSKRDTNPTEDHKPATHAHHHHGDHGQLHHKGKKQKEGDEH, encoded by the exons ATGggggggctgctggtgctggccctggccacctggctggggctggcctCGGCCTCCGAGGAGGCAGCCGACAGCAGCCGGATCTGCCAGGAGGCACCGGCATGGACCATCAATGGCTCGAGCCCCATGGAGGGGGAGGCAGGGCAGGTGACGGTGGTGGCCCTGCTGAAGGCCAGCTGACAGTTCTGCCTGAGGCAGGCCCACAG CCTCGGGGGCCTGCGGGAGCGGCTGGCCCGGCAGGGCATGGCCGATGTGCGCTACATGATCGTCAACGAGAAGGCGCCGCTGTCCCGCGCCATGCTGCCGGAGCTGGAGCGCCATGCCCCGCCCGGCGTCCCCGTCTTCCAGCCGGAGCAGGAGGACCCTGACGTCTGGCAGGTCCTGAGGGGTGACAAGGACGACTTCCTTGTTTATGACCG GTGTGGCCGCCTGGCTTTCCACATCCAGTTGCCCTTCAGCTTCCTCCACTTCCCCTATGTGGAGGCAGCCATCCGCTCCAGCCACATCAAGGACTTCTGTGGCAACTGCTCCCTCTACCCCAACACTACCCAGGAG GCTAACAGTACCACAGCGGGTCATGCAACCCCGAGCTCACCTCCTGAACACGAGGGGATGGAGTCAGAGACCCCCATCCACCAGCACAAGCCCCTCCATCCTCACCACCATGACGAGGTCAGCAGCAAGAGAGACACAAACCCAACTGAGGACCACAAACCTGCTACCCATGCTCACCACCACCATGGAGACCATGGCCAGCTCCATCACAAGGGGAAGAAGCAAAAGGAGGGGGATGAGCATTAA